From a region of the Acinetobacter calcoaceticus genome:
- a CDS encoding TonB-dependent receptor, whose protein sequence is MEFIKSRKKIAKSAIASSLSIVATTAMAAPENSVPLPLIHVQADAEVAQSLKVDKSANSKFVAPLLNTPKSVSVISKQLIEDTKVNTLSDALRTVPGITLGAGEGGNPNGDRPFIRGYNSESSMYVDGIRNASSQNREMFAIEQVEVTKGSASSMGGAGSVGGSINMISKVAKKGDSLEGSVQAGTDNYQRITLDGNKDFGNGTAARVVLMGHKNEKAGQSDGAEYKRVGIAPSITFGLDTPTRATLSYYYLRSDDTPDSGVPYNYDASKKATVGKPVDVKQGIYYGLKGRDFQKQENHIGTFKVEHDLNENLTLANTLLYSKSKNDYLWTQPDDSKGNVANGKVWRRINSRITDTDVFTDQLSLRGKFNTGAIKHSFNIGAEYSDQESDKGSYSTTYPGYAGSTTGGFNSDCAINDAWCTSLTNPNSKDVWLGGRIANKATTTTTTKNTSVYLLDNIEFNPQWLLDLGVRWDKFDTEQVTNATGAKIESNKDFVTYNTGITFKPTENGSIYASYATSANPVGVDGGDGSESIGQAYMDLKPEESQTIELGTKWNVLNEKLNLTAAIFRTEKQNTRIQIDSSTYTNGGDSKVDGIELSANGNITDKWAVSAGYTYLDSENTDPGPSCSRAGVCTPENAAKGKQLPNVPKNSASLWTTYKVLPQFTLGAGAFYADKVYGDAANTKWAPSYVRYDAMARYDVNKNVNLQLNLNNLSDKRYFTKAYASHYATEAEGRSAVVSVNFKY, encoded by the coding sequence ATGGAATTTATTAAGTCTCGCAAGAAGATTGCTAAATCAGCAATAGCCTCTTCATTATCAATTGTAGCTACAACTGCAATGGCTGCGCCAGAAAATTCTGTACCACTTCCATTAATTCATGTTCAAGCAGATGCAGAAGTTGCACAGAGCCTTAAAGTTGATAAATCGGCTAATTCTAAGTTCGTAGCACCTTTATTAAATACACCAAAATCAGTTTCGGTAATTTCTAAACAACTTATTGAAGATACGAAAGTAAATACATTAAGTGATGCACTTCGTACTGTACCAGGCATTACCTTAGGTGCTGGTGAAGGCGGTAACCCGAATGGTGATCGACCGTTTATTCGTGGTTATAACTCAGAAAGTTCAATGTATGTTGATGGTATTCGTAATGCATCATCACAAAACCGTGAAATGTTTGCGATTGAGCAAGTTGAAGTGACTAAAGGTTCTGCTTCTTCTATGGGCGGTGCAGGTTCTGTTGGTGGTAGCATCAATATGATTTCTAAAGTTGCTAAAAAAGGTGACTCTTTAGAAGGCTCTGTGCAAGCAGGTACCGATAACTACCAACGTATCACCTTAGATGGTAATAAAGACTTTGGTAATGGTACTGCTGCTCGCGTTGTCTTAATGGGACACAAAAATGAGAAAGCTGGGCAGAGTGATGGCGCTGAATACAAACGCGTAGGTATCGCGCCTAGTATTACATTTGGATTAGATACACCAACACGTGCGACCTTAAGTTACTACTATCTAAGATCAGATGACACTCCAGATTCAGGTGTTCCATATAATTATGATGCCTCTAAAAAAGCCACTGTTGGCAAGCCAGTAGATGTTAAACAAGGTATTTACTATGGTTTAAAAGGTCGTGATTTCCAAAAACAAGAAAATCACATTGGTACTTTTAAAGTAGAGCATGATTTAAATGAAAATCTTACTCTTGCTAACACCTTACTCTATAGCAAATCAAAAAATGATTACCTTTGGACTCAACCAGATGATTCAAAAGGTAATGTAGCAAACGGCAAAGTTTGGCGTCGTATCAACTCTCGAATTACAGACACTGATGTTTTCACTGACCAATTATCTTTAAGAGGTAAGTTTAATACTGGAGCTATCAAGCATAGTTTCAATATTGGCGCAGAATATAGTGATCAAGAGTCAGATAAAGGTAGCTACTCAACAACATATCCAGGTTATGCAGGCTCTACAACAGGCGGTTTTAATAGTGACTGTGCTATTAATGATGCATGGTGTACTTCATTAACTAATCCTAATTCTAAAGATGTGTGGTTAGGTGGCCGTATCGCCAATAAAGCAACAACGACAACGACTACAAAAAATACTTCTGTTTATCTATTGGATAATATTGAGTTTAATCCTCAATGGTTACTTGATTTAGGGGTTCGTTGGGATAAGTTTGATACTGAACAGGTTACAAATGCCACAGGAGCAAAAATTGAAAGTAATAAAGATTTTGTTACTTACAATACAGGCATAACTTTTAAACCTACTGAAAACGGTAGTATCTATGCAAGTTATGCAACTTCTGCCAACCCTGTAGGTGTTGATGGTGGGGACGGTTCTGAGTCAATTGGCCAAGCTTATATGGACCTTAAACCAGAAGAAAGCCAAACAATTGAACTTGGTACAAAGTGGAACGTTTTAAACGAAAAACTTAATTTGACTGCTGCCATTTTCCGTACAGAAAAACAAAATACTCGTATTCAAATTGATTCAAGCACTTATACCAATGGTGGTGATAGTAAAGTTGACGGTATTGAACTTTCAGCAAATGGTAATATCACTGATAAATGGGCTGTTAGTGCAGGGTATACGTACTTGGACAGTGAAAATACTGATCCAGGGCCAAGTTGTAGCCGTGCTGGTGTATGTACTCCTGAAAATGCAGCTAAAGGCAAGCAACTTCCAAACGTACCTAAAAACTCAGCATCATTGTGGACTACATATAAAGTCTTACCACAATTTACTTTAGGTGCTGGGGCTTTCTATGCTGACAAAGTATATGGTGATGCAGCTAATACAAAATGGGCTCCATCATATGTTCGCTATGACGCGATGGCTCGTTATGACGTTAACAAGAATGTTAACTTGCAACTTAACTTAAATAACTTATCTGATAAGCGTTACTTTACTAAAGCGTATGCTTCACACTATGCAACTGAAGCAGAAGGACGTAGTGCAGTAGTATCAGTTAACTTCAAATACTAA
- a CDS encoding Fe2+-dependent dioxygenase gives MIHHIPNVLSKEQVQFFRQEMDKVEWVNGKVTAGTLSAMVKHNQQLPEDHPLTHQLSNIILDALGKHPLFLSAAIPLNIIPPLFNRYENHESFGFHVDNSIRLIRGSNQRLRTDLSCTIFLSEPEEYEGGELVVEDTYGYHEIKLPAGDMILYPSTSLHEVTAITSGCRIASFFWVQSMIRDDAERHMLFNLDQTIQNLRMQLGDDHKEVLNLTNTYHNLIRKWADV, from the coding sequence GTGATTCACCATATTCCTAATGTACTTAGTAAAGAACAAGTCCAGTTTTTCCGTCAAGAAATGGACAAAGTAGAATGGGTGAATGGAAAAGTCACTGCTGGTACACTTTCGGCTATGGTAAAACATAATCAGCAATTGCCTGAAGATCATCCTCTAACTCATCAATTGAGTAATATCATCCTTGATGCTTTAGGAAAACATCCATTATTCCTATCTGCTGCAATTCCACTAAATATCATACCGCCTTTATTTAATCGCTATGAAAATCATGAGTCGTTCGGTTTTCATGTAGATAATTCAATACGGCTAATACGTGGTAGTAATCAGCGTTTAAGAACAGATTTGTCTTGTACTATTTTTTTAAGCGAGCCTGAGGAATATGAAGGTGGCGAGTTAGTTGTTGAAGATACATATGGTTATCATGAAATTAAATTGCCTGCTGGTGACATGATTTTGTATCCATCTACTAGTCTACATGAAGTGACAGCTATTACTTCAGGCTGTCGTATAGCATCTTTTTTCTGGGTACAAAGTATGATTCGTGATGATGCAGAGCGACATATGTTATTTAATCTAGATCAAACTATTCAAAACTTACGTATGCAACTAGGTGATGATCACAAAGAAGTTTTGAACTTAACAAACACTTATCACAACTTAATCCGTAAGTGGGCTGATGTTTAA
- a CDS encoding Fur family transcriptional regulator, with amino-acid sequence MDYHQELIENGLSATPSRVAIFRFLHENDKGITAEEIYLLSQKKNLKISLATTYRTLAELEHRKLIKRVVLGKSNRGIYRPASNKISLNLINTKTGKSHPFEYDDKVEELLECLLKKIDEKALNIEVNVYK; translated from the coding sequence ATGGATTATCATCAAGAGTTAATTGAAAATGGTTTATCAGCTACGCCTTCGCGAGTTGCTATTTTTCGTTTTTTACATGAGAACGATAAAGGAATAACCGCAGAAGAAATATATCTGTTATCCCAAAAGAAAAACCTAAAAATAAGTCTAGCTACTACATATCGTACTTTAGCGGAACTTGAACATAGAAAATTAATTAAAAGAGTTGTTTTGGGTAAAAGTAATAGAGGAATTTATAGACCAGCTTCTAATAAAATTAGTTTAAATCTTATTAATACAAAAACTGGCAAATCTCATCCTTTCGAATATGATGATAAAGTAGAAGAACTATTAGAATGTTTGTTGAAAAAAATTGATGAAAAAGCATTAAATATTGAAGTAAATGTCTATAAGTAG
- a CDS encoding TonB C-terminal domain-containing protein: MKNFSIIASLFLLVGCTTGHKQVIPVQVTDNKITSEAETYKKQYQKKIYKIWDIPKSSTGMSASVKVFLTDSGEIEQIIFLDKEEQKFKTSIEKAIWRASPFALPSNPEVRKQARKFNMKFQAK; the protein is encoded by the coding sequence ATGAAAAACTTCAGTATTATTGCTTCTTTATTTTTATTAGTTGGGTGTACGACTGGTCACAAACAGGTCATTCCTGTTCAAGTGACTGATAATAAAATTACTTCAGAGGCTGAGACATATAAAAAGCAATACCAAAAGAAAATTTATAAAATATGGGATATTCCAAAGTCTTCTACTGGCATGAGTGCAAGCGTTAAAGTATTTTTAACTGACAGTGGTGAAATTGAGCAAATCATCTTTTTAGATAAAGAAGAACAGAAATTTAAAACAAGTATTGAAAAAGCGATCTGGCGTGCAAGCCCCTTTGCTTTGCCTTCAAATCCTGAAGTAAGAAAACAAGCAAGAAAATTCAATATGAAATTTCAGGCGAAATAA
- a CDS encoding lysozyme, protein MQKILDYLRKFFTAKSQQDAAAGHLIATATDNSDELIGVAVDEMSLSLGGIDLICNFEGLKLRAYDDGNGVWTIGYGTTRYPNGKRVSEGDRCTLDQAKAYMQHDLKIFERAVNSSVKVPLKQNQFDALVSLTYNIGVGAFKNSTLLKKLNLGDYKEAANQFDVWVNAGGKRLQGLVNRRAIEKKLFLSSK, encoded by the coding sequence ATGCAAAAAATATTGGATTATCTCCGCAAATTTTTTACTGCCAAGTCTCAGCAAGATGCAGCAGCGGGTCACCTCATTGCTACGGCAACTGATAATAGCGATGAATTGATAGGCGTCGCCGTTGATGAGATGTCTCTTAGTTTAGGAGGAATAGATCTGATCTGTAATTTTGAAGGGTTAAAACTCAGAGCTTATGATGATGGTAATGGCGTGTGGACTATTGGATATGGCACGACACGATATCCTAATGGTAAGCGTGTAAGTGAAGGAGACAGATGCACGCTTGATCAGGCTAAAGCCTATATGCAGCATGATTTAAAGATATTTGAACGTGCCGTAAATAGTTCTGTAAAAGTACCTTTAAAACAGAATCAATTTGATGCATTAGTATCTCTAACTTATAACATTGGGGTAGGTGCCTTTAAAAACTCGACTTTACTCAAAAAGTTAAATTTAGGTGATTACAAGGAGGCTGCAAACCAGTTTGATGTCTGGGTAAATGCAGGCGGTAAGCGTTTGCAAGGACTCGTTAATCGTCGTGCAATCGAAAAGAAATTATTTTTATCATCAAAATAG
- a CDS encoding carboxymuconolactone decarboxylase family protein, protein MEYKEIAKKTISHLYSAHASIRNSGIDPQIIALAELYVSQINGCAYCCAFHAQELRDMGLSQEVIDKIPGYKHSNVFSKKQLLALELAEAVTFLSEKIETVKIQLTEYFSEREIVELTTSISLMGALNRLRITLGDKS, encoded by the coding sequence ATGGAATATAAAGAAATTGCTAAAAAAACGATTAGCCATTTGTACTCAGCACATGCATCTATTCGTAACTCAGGCATTGATCCTCAAATAATTGCTTTAGCTGAGTTATATGTGTCACAAATCAACGGCTGTGCTTACTGCTGCGCTTTTCATGCTCAGGAATTAAGGGATATGGGACTAAGCCAAGAAGTCATTGATAAAATTCCGGGCTATAAACATTCGAATGTCTTTTCAAAGAAGCAGCTTCTCGCTCTTGAACTTGCAGAAGCAGTCACTTTTCTATCTGAAAAAATTGAAACTGTAAAAATTCAATTAACCGAATACTTTAGTGAAAGAGAAATTGTAGAGTTAACGACCAGCATTTCACTCATGGGAGCATTAAACAGGCTTCGAATTACTTTAGGTGATAAAAGTTAA
- a CDS encoding winged helix-turn-helix transcriptional regulator, whose product MKDNISGCSVEEAMTVLGGRWRMLIISFLIERPMRFNELRRAIPNISQRMLTLELRFLEEEGFINREVFAEVPVKVEYSLTEDGKKLNSLVDVLKEVGSWLKIR is encoded by the coding sequence ATGAAAGATAATATTTCTGGCTGTTCTGTAGAAGAGGCAATGACAGTATTAGGTGGTCGCTGGAGAATGTTAATTATTTCATTTCTCATCGAAAGACCTATGCGCTTTAATGAGCTAAGACGTGCAATACCTAATATTTCTCAACGGATGTTAACTTTAGAATTACGTTTTCTTGAAGAAGAAGGGTTTATTAACAGAGAAGTTTTCGCGGAAGTTCCTGTTAAAGTTGAGTATTCATTGACGGAAGATGGCAAGAAATTAAACAGTTTAGTTGATGTGCTAAAAGAAGTTGGTTCTTGGCTAAAAATAAGATAA
- a CDS encoding minor capsid protein — MVNLHQKTLFDILTQHQAYLYRASSRSVNELLNLFNSETVNMLTKLGNLLDELNEKEKAALAGGVYSTANLRKIRTLISQWFNLINEALTDTFTISAVALAVYEARYMSKIFGGKHKELKGEQLYKAAKRVPLAGGALVDELLSKIAEVARQRVEYAIRDGLNNAATTLQIVQRIHGTKRLKYEDGLLNSTKADIERTVRTIRSHISNQAYLNSYKQLKFEYVRFVSVLDGRTSKTCAALDGTVWQLDDPTKKVPPLHPHCRSILVPTHEDGQLIGNRAFIMDERKFKDIPKDEREQLTGQLDANTSFKEFFKLTDNFFQKEWLGPKRYQLYKEGQFDFDKFFDPEGRLYTLEELKELDERAFKVLGL, encoded by the coding sequence ATGGTTAATCTTCATCAGAAAACACTTTTTGATATCTTGACTCAACATCAGGCTTATCTATATCGGGCATCTTCAAGATCAGTCAATGAACTTCTCAATTTATTTAATTCTGAAACGGTTAATATGCTTACTAAGTTAGGAAATTTGTTAGATGAGCTAAATGAGAAGGAAAAAGCCGCATTGGCTGGTGGCGTTTATTCAACCGCTAATTTAAGAAAGATACGTACACTTATTTCTCAATGGTTTAATCTGATTAATGAAGCTCTGACTGACACTTTTACAATATCTGCTGTGGCATTGGCTGTATATGAAGCCAGATATATGTCAAAAATTTTTGGTGGTAAACATAAAGAATTAAAAGGCGAGCAGCTCTATAAAGCTGCTAAACGTGTTCCTTTAGCAGGTGGAGCATTAGTTGATGAGTTACTCTCTAAAATTGCTGAGGTTGCTCGCCAAAGAGTTGAATATGCGATTCGTGATGGTCTTAACAATGCCGCTACAACCCTGCAAATTGTTCAGCGTATTCATGGAACTAAACGCCTTAAATATGAAGATGGGCTACTAAATAGTACTAAAGCTGATATTGAACGAACTGTACGTACGATTCGAAGCCATATATCTAATCAGGCATATTTAAATAGCTATAAACAATTAAAGTTTGAATATGTCAGATTTGTAAGTGTTCTTGATGGTAGAACATCGAAAACATGCGCTGCACTTGATGGTACGGTATGGCAGCTTGACGACCCGACAAAAAAAGTTCCTCCTTTGCATCCGCATTGCCGCAGTATTTTAGTTCCAACTCACGAGGATGGTCAGCTTATTGGAAATCGAGCTTTCATTATGGATGAGAGGAAATTTAAGGATATTCCTAAAGATGAGCGTGAACAATTAACTGGTCAGCTAGATGCAAATACTTCTTTTAAAGAGTTTTTTAAGCTGACAGATAATTTCTTTCAAAAAGAATGGTTAGGGCCTAAAAGGTATCAACTATATAAAGAAGGGCAATTTGACTTTGATAAGTTCTTTGATCCAGAAGGGCGGTTATATACGCTTGAAGAGCTTAAAGAACTTGATGAG